CCGGCCTTCACCTAAATTCAACAATTCAGCCCGGCTGACATCACAGATGCTCGATGTTTTATCAGCATTTGTGGAACGGAACCCAACGAAATCATGAGAGCCAAGAAGCACAGTGGCAGAGGCTTTCATCAATTCCAGGTCGAGCGGCCGATAAACGAAGAAATGAGTTTCTTTTAACAACGCCGATCGCTGCGGACTGTTCAAAATTCGATACACATACTCACGCTTTCGAGCGCTGAAACGAGCATGGAATTTTTCGTCAACCACCTTAACGGCAGTGATACTAATATCGGACGGAAGAATTCCATTCAAGGCCCAACAGAAACGCCACAAATCAAGCTCAGCTTCGGCGACATCGAAGTGCACCACTTGACCGGCAGCATGTACACCGCGGTCGGTGCGCCCACTGAAACCAGCTTTGGTCGGCACTCTCAAATAGGTGCTCAATGCTTTTTCCAGTTCATGTTGCACCGTGCGCACGCCCGCTTGATACTGCGAGCCGCTGAACGATTTACCGTGATACTGGATTTTGGCTGCGATGCGCATTGTGCTCTAGTAGCTCTAGCAAAAAAGCAACTGCAAATAGATGCAGTTGCTCATAGCAAATAGAACGAAAAACCTTAGACGAGTTGGATGATCGCCATCGGTGTATTGTCACCGCGACGAGGACCAGCCTTGAGAATGCGAGTGTAGCCACCTTTGCGATCTGCATAACGAGGTGCCACTTCATCGAATACTCGAGCAACTACATCACGGTCATAGACATAAGCACTGACCTGTCTGCGCAAGTGCACAGCACGAGCCACTTGTTTAGCCGCTTCGACGTCTCCACCTTTAGCCTTGTCGTAGAGAGCATGATGATCTTTCAAGTAGCCTTTTTTGCCCTTGGTGATCAACTTCTCTACTTCAGGTTGCACGGCCTTCGCCTTGGCGAGGGTCGTTGTGATTTCGTCGTAGCGCAACAATTCAGTTGCCAGGGAGCGCAAAACAGCTTTGCGCTGATCTGCAGGCCGTCCTAATTTATTGCCAGGTACTCTATGACGCATGATTGTTGGTCCTTACTTCCTTATTCGTTACTTGTCTTTCGGTGTGTCTGCAAGAGTCAGTCCGAATTGACGCAGACGCTCGATTACTTCATCAGCAGACTTCTTACCGAAGTTCTTGATGTTCATCAAATCGTCGTAGGTCAACTTGAGCAACTCACCAAGCGAGTTGATATTGGCACGCTTGAGGCAGTTGTAGGCGCGAACTGAGAGTTCGAGCTCTTCAATGGAGATTGATGAGTGCTTGCCATCTGTCTGCGCAGGAGCAGCAGCGGCGGGCACCATCGGCTTGCCGGAAAGTTCAGCGATTGGCAACAGGTGCTCGATGATTTGACGAGCAGCCTGGCTGATGGCTTCGGTAGCGTCGATCGATCCGTTTGACCAGATTTCGATCGTCAACTTGTCGAAGTCAGTTGATTCGCCAACGCGAGTCGGCTCAACGTTGTAGCTGACTTTGCGAACCGGCATAAATACTGCGTCGATTGGCAATACGTCGATTGCTTGTTTGTAGTGGCTGTGTGAGTCGGCTGGCACATAACCACGACCGCGCTCGACAGTCACTTCAGCTCTAATGCGTCCACCTTCAGCCAGAGTGCAAATCGGCCAATCTGGATTGATGATGGTGGCATCAGTCGGGCACATCAAGTCACGACCGGTGACAACGCCTGGACGTTCAACATCCAGGTGAATGTATTGCGGATCGTTGCTGAATGTCTTCACAACCAGACCCTTTAGATTGAGCATGATGTCGATGACATCTTCAACAACACCAGGGATAGTGGTGAATTCGTGTGTAATACCGTCAATTCGTACTGCGGAAACTGCAGAACCATCTAATGATGAAAGCAGCACTCTTCTCAAGGCATTACCAAGAGTGGTGCCATATCCGCGCTCTAGCGGCTCAATGACGAATTTGCCGTAAATTGAGCCGTCAGTACCAGTTTTATTCTCAAGACACTTGATCTTTAGAGGTTCCATATTCACTCCATCTGTCGATCGGATAAAAGTATTTGCCAGGGTCACAATCAGTTCTACACGCGGCGGCGCTTAGGAGGACGGCAGCCATTGTGAGGAATCGGGGTGACGTCTTTGATCAACGTGATTTCCAATCCTGATGATTGCAAAGCGCGGATCGCAGTTTCGCGTCCAGCTCCGGGTCCTTTCACAAGGACTTCGACCTGGCGCATGCCCTGGTCCATCGAGCGACGAGCAACTGACTCAGCTGCTTGTTGCGCGGCGAACGGTGTTCCCTTCTTGGCGCCCTTAAAGCCGACCGTACCAGCTGAAGCCCAGGCAATTACCTGACCTTGAGGATCGGTTGAAGCAATAATCGTATTGTTGAAAGTGCTCTGAATGTGCACAACGCCTTGCAATACATAGCGTCTTTCTTTCTTTTTGGTTCTAGCCTTGGGAGACTTAGCCATAGCTTTCCGTTGGTCCTTTTTTGCTATTGCGCTTATGCAGCGCTCCTATCCACGTTGACGCAATCAGCGTCTTTATCGAACGGCGCCGAGAGCGCCATCAAAATTATTTTGCTGCAATCTTCTTGCCGGCAACCGTTAAACGCTTGCGACCACGACGAGTGCGGGCATTGGTTTTGGTGCGTTGACCGCGAGTGGGGAGACCACGACGGTGACGCTGACCACGGAAGCAGTTGATTTCGATCAAGCGCTTGACGTTGAGACCTTCAACGCGGCGCAGATCGCCCTCGATTTGCAAACCAGTTTTTTCGACTTCTTCTCTGAGTTTGGTGACCTCATCTTCAGTGAGGTCTTGAATGCGACGCTCGTCAGGCACTCCCAACTTTTCGCAAATCTTGGATGCAGTCGTTCGACCAATACCGTAGATGTAAGTAAGCGCGATTTCGACGCGCTTGTTTCTAGGCAGATCCACTCCAGCTATACGAGCCATTTATCCTCCAAACTCCTTCAGCAATACCTTGCTAAATTACCTTGCGACTACCCTTGACGTTGCTTGTGCTTAGGGTTTTCGCAAATGATGGCAACACGCCCTTTACGGCGAATCACCTTGCACTTATCACAAATTTTCTTGACCGACGCTCTGACCTTCATAATCAACTCGCTAACGCGAATTATCGCGCTGTAATGTTGGTAACCCAAATCTTGTTTACTGCCGCTTTGTGTCTTCGTTTGAAGACTCAAATGGCAGTGACAGACAAACAACCTAGATTGTACATCAATCTTTGATTCTGTAAGTTATTCGTCCGCGTGTTAAATCGTAAGGCGTAAGCTCAACTCGCACGCGATCTCCAGGCAGAATCTTAATAAAGTTTTTTCGGATCTTGCCGGAAATGTGCGCGAGGACCTTGTGGCCGTTATCGAGTTCGACGCGAAACATCGCATTGGGCAGCGATTCGCGGATCACACCTTCAAACTCGATCACACCCTGTTTAGTCATTAGATTACCTCGCTAGGGCGCTTGGTTAGAATCTCCGGCTCCCCTTCTGTGATCAACAATGAATGTTCAAAATGTGCAGAAGGCTTGTAATCTTGCGTTACAACTGTCCAACCATCGGGTTTTGTCTTGACCCGATCACCGCCCTGATTGAACATTGGTTCAATCGCTATAACCATACCAGGTTTCAGTTTAACCCTGCTACCCGTGCGATAGTTGAAAATAAATGGATCTTCGTGATAATCAGGCCCAATGCCGTGTCCGCCATAATCGCGTACTAAGCCATATGAATTAGCCTTGGCAATGTCTTCAATCGCGCCGCCGACTTCATCAAGCGTAGCGCTGGCTCGAGCGGCTTTTATACCGTCATAGAGAGATTTCTGAGTATCGTCAAGAAGCTTCTGCAATCTCGCTGAAACCAACCCTACAGGAACCGTGATCGCAGTGTCGCCGATGAAATCGAACTTGCTGCCATTGTTTTGACGTCTGATGGTGGCCCCGATATCAAGACTAATGACATCCCCCTCTTTCAGAACCTTCTTCTTATTAGGAATGCCGTGTACAACTTCTTCGTTCACCGAAGCACAGATAGTGCACGGGAATCCACGATAACCCTTGAAGGTGGGTATGCCCCCGCCATCACGAATCACCTTTTCAGCAGCAACGTCGAGCTCCCAGGTGGAGATGCCCGGAGCCACCATCTTGACTATATGTTCGAGAGCTTCACCAGCCAGCTTTCCAGCTTGACGGATCAGTTCAATATCGGCTTCTTGCGTGAGAATCATTGCTTTCGTTTTTACTTCTTGATCAGGCAGTTAGTGTTCAAAGTCTTCAAAATCGATTCGAAGATTTCATCAGGCTCGCCTTCACCTCTTACTGTCTGAAGGTTTCCTTTGCCGCCATAGTACTCGATGAGAGGTTCTGTCTGCTCTCTATACGTCTTCAAACGAGCAGCGACGAGTTCTTCCTTGTCGTCTGATCTTTGTGTCAACTCGGAACCACAATCGTCGCAAATTCCTTCCTTCTTAGGAGGAGCGAATTTTGTGTGGAAAACTTGAGCGCAAGCTTTGTTGCCGCAAGTGCGACGACCGGTAATACGATCCGAAAGAAGACTGTCGTCGACGTCCAGATTGATGACACAGCTCAACTGCGCATTCAACTCATCCAACAAAACATCAAGTGCCTTGGCCTGCGGCAGGTTGCGCGGAAAACCATCGAGGATGAAACCGTTTGCGCATGACGGACTGCTCAATTTTTCTCTGAACATGTCGATGAGAATGGCGTCAGTAACAAGCTGACCTTTGTCCATGAAACCCTTTGCAGCCACACCGGCTGGAGTGCCTTGCTTGACGGCTTCACGCAACAGATCGCCTGAAGAAAGATGAGGCAAATTCAGTTTGGCCGCGAGCCGCTTGCATTGAGTGCCTTTGCCGGCTCCCGGAGCACCGAGAAAAAGTATACGCATTTAGATTTCCCTCTTTTCACCAGTACGGAACAATCCGCGCGCCTGGTAACGAGCGGATAAAGCATGCGTCAAGATCTGGCGCTGCGTGTCGATGGCCACACCGACAAGAATGATCAATGAAGTACTGCCAAGTCCCTGCAAAGTCTGGACCTGGAAAGCTTGTTCAGCATGAATAGGCAAAATTGCAATGATGGCAACGGCAGTGGCACCGATGACAATCAAGCGATTGAGCGTTTTCTCTAAGAACTCGGAAGTAGGACGACCTGGTCTGATGCCTTGAATAGCCTTGCCGCTGCGCCTTAGATTCTCTGCCATGTCTCGCACCGGCAAAACGATGGAAGCATAGAAGAAAGCGAAGAAGAGAATCAAAATGAAGTAAAGCACCGAATGCTCCCAGTGGTAATAGGAAAACATGTTGGTGAATTCAGTTGTAATGAAGCTCCAGGCGTTTTGCACCCAGGGCTGCTGGGCGAACGTGTCGAACTGCGCTCCCAGCCCGGGAACGCCATGAATCAGTTCGTTGATCATCTGATTGGGATCTTTCTTCTGGGCAACGAAAGACATGATCGTGCTTGGAAACATCAAAAGCGATGAGGCAAAGATGATCGCCATGACGCCCGATGGGTTTACAGGCAAATACATGTAGTCGTCAGGTGCCGAGAAGACCTGCCGTCCCAGATTTCGTCGCGCCCCAAGAACAGTGACCTTACGCACTCCTTGCTGCAAGCAGACAATCAATGCCACCAGACAGAGAAAGACAAAAATCAGACCAGCAACGCCCCAGACAGGAGACTGCGCGGTCTGAACAGCTTCGTATGTATTCTTGACCATGACAGGCAAGCGGGAAGCAATACCGAGGAAGATAAGCAGCGATGCACCATTGCCGACACCACGCTCAGTGATGATTTCTCCCATCCACATGATGAAGACGGCACAGGCCGTGAGAATAATCGTTGTATTGATAATGAACGGCAAACCCGGATGAATGACAACAGCCGGGTTCTGAATTTTAGTAAGTAGGTTTGCCAACATCGCCGACTGGAATGCAGCCAGACCAACCGTGGCAAAACGTGTGTACTGTTGAAGCTGCTTGCGCCCTTGCTCTCCTGAGTTTTTCTGCAACTCTTCCAGCTTAGGCACGACAACCGACATCAACTGCATGATGATGGAAGACGTGATGTAAGGACCAATTCCCATCGAGAAGATGGAAAGTTTATTCAAGGCACCGCCTGTGAAGAGGTCGATCATGCCAAGCAGATTTTGAGCCAGTTCAGGATGCTTCGTAAAAGCAGTCGGGTCGACGCCGGGAATCGGAATGTGCACGCCGATTCTATAAAGAGCGATCATCGCCAGCGTGAAGAAGATGCGCTCTTTCAACCCGGCAGCGCCGAGCAATTTTATTAGCGCCTCAGGCCCGCCGATTTTGCCGCCACGCCTGGCTACACTTTCCGTCATAAGCTACGCTCCCGACTATTCGTCGTAATTAGAATGTCCAATTCTGATGTTATCTGAAAGCGTAGCAAGAAGCTTTATTTTTACTTCTTCTTAGTCTTATCGCCAGGCTTGCCACCTTTAGCAGCAGGCTTACCGCCGCCCTGTGGTTTGCCACCGCCAGCTGATTTAGCAGCGCCGCCGCCACCACCTTGAGCCTTTTCTTTCTTCTTTGGCTTTTCGGTTTCTTCGTCTTCATCAGTCTTAACGGGCTTTGGCGCAAGACGCTTGGCTTCTGCATCTGACCATT
This is a stretch of genomic DNA from Candidatus Melainabacteria bacterium. It encodes these proteins:
- the truA gene encoding tRNA pseudouridine(38-40) synthase TruA, producing MRIAAKIQYHGKSFSGSQYQAGVRTVQHELEKALSTYLRVPTKAGFSGRTDRGVHAAGQVVHFDVAEAELDLWRFCWALNGILPSDISITAVKVVDEKFHARFSARKREYVYRILNSPQRSALLKETHFFVYRPLDLELMKASATVLLGSHDFVGFRSTNADKTSSICDVSRAELLNLGEGRLEFWIAANHFVYNMVRIIVGTLVEIGLGKRAPESLAEALNAGDRSLAGPTAPSWGLTLNSVEYPEDYALFELDS
- a CDS encoding 50S ribosomal protein L17, coding for MRHRVPGNKLGRPADQRKAVLRSLATELLRYDEITTTLAKAKAVQPEVEKLITKGKKGYLKDHHALYDKAKGGDVEAAKQVARAVHLRRQVSAYVYDRDVVARVFDEVAPRYADRKGGYTRILKAGPRRGDNTPMAIIQLV
- a CDS encoding DNA-directed RNA polymerase subunit alpha; the protein is MEPLKIKCLENKTGTDGSIYGKFVIEPLERGYGTTLGNALRRVLLSSLDGSAVSAVRIDGITHEFTTIPGVVEDVIDIMLNLKGLVVKTFSNDPQYIHLDVERPGVVTGRDLMCPTDATIINPDWPICTLAEGGRIRAEVTVERGRGYVPADSHSHYKQAIDVLPIDAVFMPVRKVSYNVEPTRVGESTDFDKLTIEIWSNGSIDATEAISQAARQIIEHLLPIAELSGKPMVPAAAAPAQTDGKHSSISIEELELSVRAYNCLKRANINSLGELLKLTYDDLMNIKNFGKKSADEVIERLRQFGLTLADTPKDK
- a CDS encoding 30S ribosomal protein S11, giving the protein MAKSPKARTKKKERRYVLQGVVHIQSTFNNTIIASTDPQGQVIAWASAGTVGFKGAKKGTPFAAQQAAESVARRSMDQGMRQVEVLVKGPGAGRETAIRALQSSGLEITLIKDVTPIPHNGCRPPKRRRV
- a CDS encoding 30S ribosomal protein S13, giving the protein MARIAGVDLPRNKRVEIALTYIYGIGRTTASKICEKLGVPDERRIQDLTEDEVTKLREEVEKTGLQIEGDLRRVEGLNVKRLIEINCFRGQRHRRGLPTRGQRTKTNARTRRGRKRLTVAGKKIAAK
- a CDS encoding 50S ribosomal protein L36 translates to MKVRASVKKICDKCKVIRRKGRVAIICENPKHKQRQG
- a CDS encoding translation initiation factor IF-1, whose translation is MTKQGVIEFEGVIRESLPNAMFRVELDNGHKVLAHISGKIRKNFIKILPGDRVRVELTPYDLTRGRITYRIKD
- the map gene encoding type I methionyl aminopeptidase yields the protein MILTQEADIELIRQAGKLAGEALEHIVKMVAPGISTWELDVAAEKVIRDGGGIPTFKGYRGFPCTICASVNEEVVHGIPNKKKVLKEGDVISLDIGATIRRQNNGSKFDFIGDTAITVPVGLVSARLQKLLDDTQKSLYDGIKAARASATLDEVGGAIEDIAKANSYGLVRDYGGHGIGPDYHEDPFIFNYRTGSRVKLKPGMVIAIEPMFNQGGDRVKTKPDGWTVVTQDYKPSAHFEHSLLITEGEPEILTKRPSEVI
- a CDS encoding adenylate kinase, which encodes MRILFLGAPGAGKGTQCKRLAAKLNLPHLSSGDLLREAVKQGTPAGVAAKGFMDKGQLVTDAILIDMFREKLSSPSCANGFILDGFPRNLPQAKALDVLLDELNAQLSCVINLDVDDSLLSDRITGRRTCGNKACAQVFHTKFAPPKKEGICDDCGSELTQRSDDKEELVAARLKTYREQTEPLIEYYGGKGNLQTVRGEGEPDEIFESILKTLNTNCLIKK
- the secY gene encoding preprotein translocase subunit SecY, translated to MTESVARRGGKIGGPEALIKLLGAAGLKERIFFTLAMIALYRIGVHIPIPGVDPTAFTKHPELAQNLLGMIDLFTGGALNKLSIFSMGIGPYITSSIIMQLMSVVVPKLEELQKNSGEQGRKQLQQYTRFATVGLAAFQSAMLANLLTKIQNPAVVIHPGLPFIINTTIILTACAVFIMWMGEIITERGVGNGASLLIFLGIASRLPVMVKNTYEAVQTAQSPVWGVAGLIFVFLCLVALIVCLQQGVRKVTVLGARRNLGRQVFSAPDDYMYLPVNPSGVMAIIFASSLLMFPSTIMSFVAQKKDPNQMINELIHGVPGLGAQFDTFAQQPWVQNAWSFITTEFTNMFSYYHWEHSVLYFILILFFAFFYASIVLPVRDMAENLRRSGKAIQGIRPGRPTSEFLEKTLNRLIVIGATAVAIIAILPIHAEQAFQVQTLQGLGSTSLIILVGVAIDTQRQILTHALSARYQARGLFRTGEKREI